In the genome of Salinispirillum sp. LH 10-3-1, one region contains:
- a CDS encoding 1-acyl-sn-glycerol-3-phosphate acyltransferase, translating into MRLYNFFRHIFRLASHLYFVEVRSIGREQVPDEGPVILAANHPSSLLDSILLSVELPRQVHYLAKSELFRSPWLAKLYKRIGAIPINRGARADDNENTFKHVYELLDRGGCIGIFPEGRNSPALQVANLRSGTARMALAAEERNNYQLGLKIIPVGINFENRELFLSAALLRFGAPILVADYAELHQKDRKLAIRTLTGDVEQALRKEAMHISDLRLGQLVADLGAVYHEAITEPAESRKARQNWGFLRRTLEKIRSWFRPAAVNHESLSAIFEGRRSLNDALSRAAVAEPEMVEDLRNRVDRYKDHLRQTRLKADLKQSFAQPIRERLIRIRMTLYAVLMAPVAFFGLVHNLLPYVVTKVISRRFHDEAVRTFAYFGVGTLAFLGFYFLCWLWLWQFTDRDLSTSLIYVGLLPPTGLLCLRYRGHITQYRDKILVRTFFRTNADLINLLHEERQAIVYRLQLLDERYGDPEIE; encoded by the coding sequence ATGCGTCTCTACAACTTCTTCCGTCATATTTTTCGCTTGGCTTCACACCTTTATTTCGTGGAGGTCCGCTCCATAGGAAGAGAGCAGGTGCCAGACGAGGGCCCAGTCATTCTGGCGGCCAACCATCCCAGTTCATTGCTGGATTCAATCCTGTTGAGCGTAGAATTGCCGCGCCAAGTGCACTATCTGGCAAAGAGCGAGCTGTTCCGGTCGCCGTGGCTGGCAAAGCTGTACAAGCGTATCGGCGCCATACCGATCAATCGTGGCGCGCGCGCCGACGACAACGAGAATACTTTCAAGCACGTTTATGAACTGTTGGATCGCGGTGGTTGTATTGGCATCTTCCCAGAAGGCCGTAACTCGCCTGCCTTGCAAGTGGCTAACCTCAGAAGCGGCACGGCCCGGATGGCATTAGCGGCGGAAGAGCGCAATAACTATCAGCTGGGATTGAAGATCATTCCAGTGGGCATTAACTTTGAGAACCGAGAGCTGTTCTTGTCCGCTGCCTTGTTGCGTTTTGGTGCGCCTATTTTGGTTGCTGATTACGCCGAACTGCACCAGAAAGACCGTAAGTTGGCTATTCGCACACTGACGGGCGATGTTGAGCAAGCCTTGCGTAAGGAGGCAATGCATATTTCTGATTTGCGGCTGGGTCAGTTAGTGGCCGACTTGGGTGCGGTCTATCATGAGGCCATTACCGAGCCAGCGGAATCACGTAAAGCCCGTCAAAATTGGGGTTTTTTGCGCCGCACCTTGGAAAAAATTCGTTCCTGGTTTCGCCCTGCGGCGGTGAACCACGAATCATTGTCGGCGATTTTTGAAGGGCGACGATCTCTCAACGATGCGTTATCGCGCGCGGCTGTAGCCGAGCCGGAGATGGTTGAAGATTTGCGTAATCGAGTAGACCGTTACAAAGATCACTTACGTCAGACACGCCTAAAGGCTGACTTAAAACAGAGTTTTGCGCAGCCGATTCGGGAACGCCTTATTCGTATACGTATGACCCTTTATGCGGTTCTGATGGCGCCGGTGGCCTTTTTTGGTCTGGTGCATAATCTGTTGCCTTATGTGGTCACCAAAGTGATTAGTCGACGCTTTCACGATGAAGCGGTCCGTACCTTTGCCTATTTTGGTGTAGGAACGCTCGCCTTCTTAGGGTTCTATTTTCTTTGTTGGCTGTGGCTGTGGCAATTCACTGACCGCGATCTCAGTACCAGCTTGATTTATGTCGGGTTGCTTCCGCCGACCGGACTGCTGTGTTTGCGCTATCGCGGCCATATTACGCAATATCGTGACAAAATACTGGTGCGGACGTTTTTCCGTACCAACGCTGACTTGATCAACCTGTTGCATGAAGAGCGGCAAGCCATTGTGTATCGACTGCAACTGTTGGATGAGCGGTACGGCGATCCGGAGATAGAGTAG
- a CDS encoding DUF3581 domain-containing protein, with protein sequence MFLDPYFEQQNQQIVISAAQASAFAKDVAGDFNPIHNVDSKRFCVPGDLLFALVLSHYGLSQSMSVRFSGMVGANVPLMLPTQDTGTIDILDDTGKAYLHVEHSGDTSRDATQIEAFTRQYVSFSGQNFPFIMVPMMDAKGVMFNPKRPLVIYESMAFELNNVDFKAPVLELAGTELTVNGRRGDAEFRFNITENGTTVGTGTKRLIISGLQPFNREEMDAVIHDFNAAKDAYLNR encoded by the coding sequence GTGTTTCTTGACCCCTACTTCGAACAACAGAATCAGCAAATTGTTATCTCGGCAGCCCAAGCGAGCGCTTTCGCCAAGGACGTAGCCGGTGATTTTAACCCTATTCACAATGTCGACTCCAAGCGTTTTTGTGTCCCAGGGGATCTGCTGTTCGCACTGGTGTTAAGTCACTACGGCCTTAGCCAGTCTATGTCGGTGCGTTTCTCCGGCATGGTCGGTGCCAATGTACCCTTGATGCTGCCGACCCAAGACACCGGTACCATCGATATTCTTGATGACACCGGCAAGGCCTATTTACACGTTGAGCACTCTGGTGACACGAGCCGAGATGCCACACAGATCGAAGCATTTACCCGCCAGTATGTCTCATTTTCCGGGCAAAATTTTCCGTTCATTATGGTGCCTATGATGGATGCCAAAGGCGTTATGTTTAATCCTAAACGTCCGCTGGTGATCTATGAAAGCATGGCATTCGAACTGAACAACGTTGACTTCAAAGCACCTGTTTTGGAGCTGGCAGGCACAGAACTTACCGTTAACGGCCGCCGGGGTGATGCTGAATTCCGATTCAACATCACTGAAAACGGCACAACGGTTGGCACAGGCACTAAGAGACTGATTATTTCAGGCTTGCAGCCATTTAACCGCGAAGAAATGGACGCTGTGATCCACGACTTCAATGCAGCAAAAGATGCCTACCTAAATCGCTGA
- a CDS encoding glyceraldehyde-3-phosphate dehydrogenase, with the protein MSDRIEDSHLDQWQHREAIAENLIPLIGQLYRQFNVVTSLFGRAMVNRSVMRIIKDHRFVRHIEGEELDVALTERLLQALIRLNPGPAHIDVGKLGTQFRKEAHDDLDAFLRRELASIVDQHDTAAPGGESQDVVLYGFGRIGRLLARIMIEKAGGGSKLRLRAVVVRGGKAGDLQKRASLLRRDSVHGPFHGTIQVDESNSALIVNGNYIRFIYANSPAEVDYSAFGIHDALVVDNTGVWRDAEGLGKHLDCNGAKKVLLTAPGKGELKNIVFGVNHGDIADNDTILSAASCTTNAIVPVLKALNDKFGVVEGHVETVHSYTNDQNLIDNFHSGERRGRSAPLNMVLTETGAAKAVAKALPELAGKLTGNAIRVPTANVSMAILNLTLVNAVTKDELNEYLRWASIYSPMQKQIDFVDSPEVVSSDFVGNRHAGIVDGKATITNDKRVVLYVWYDNEFGYSCQVVRVLQRLAKLQVKVFPQDH; encoded by the coding sequence GTGAGCGACCGCATCGAAGACTCCCATCTGGACCAGTGGCAACATCGTGAAGCCATTGCCGAAAACTTGATTCCCCTAATTGGTCAACTGTATCGTCAGTTTAACGTGGTAACCTCGCTGTTCGGGCGAGCCATGGTAAACCGCTCGGTCATGCGCATCATTAAAGACCACCGCTTTGTCCGGCATATTGAAGGCGAAGAGCTGGATGTAGCCCTCACCGAACGCCTTTTACAGGCTCTGATTCGATTGAACCCAGGCCCGGCACACATTGATGTGGGCAAGCTGGGCACACAGTTCCGCAAAGAAGCACACGATGACCTCGACGCCTTTTTGCGCCGTGAACTGGCCAGCATCGTCGATCAACACGACACCGCTGCACCCGGTGGTGAATCGCAGGATGTCGTACTCTATGGCTTTGGCCGTATCGGTCGCTTGTTAGCGCGTATCATGATTGAAAAAGCCGGTGGTGGCAGCAAATTGCGCCTGCGCGCCGTCGTAGTTCGTGGCGGCAAGGCCGGCGATCTACAAAAGCGTGCCAGCTTGTTGCGCCGCGACTCAGTGCACGGGCCGTTCCACGGTACTATTCAGGTCGATGAATCCAATAGCGCGCTGATCGTTAATGGCAACTACATTCGCTTTATCTATGCGAACAGCCCGGCCGAAGTCGACTACAGTGCTTTCGGTATTCACGACGCACTTGTCGTCGACAACACCGGTGTCTGGCGCGATGCTGAAGGCTTGGGTAAACACCTTGACTGCAATGGTGCCAAGAAAGTATTACTCACCGCGCCCGGCAAAGGCGAACTGAAGAACATCGTCTTTGGCGTGAATCACGGTGATATTGCCGACAACGACACCATACTGTCTGCCGCCTCCTGCACGACCAATGCCATCGTACCGGTGCTAAAAGCCTTGAACGATAAATTCGGTGTGGTCGAAGGCCATGTTGAAACAGTGCATTCTTACACCAACGACCAAAACCTGATCGATAACTTCCACAGTGGTGAACGCCGCGGTCGATCGGCGCCTTTGAACATGGTGTTAACCGAAACAGGCGCTGCCAAAGCGGTAGCCAAGGCCCTGCCTGAGCTAGCCGGAAAACTGACCGGTAACGCTATTCGTGTACCCACTGCGAATGTCTCCATGGCGATTCTGAACCTGACCTTGGTCAACGCGGTCACCAAAGACGAACTCAACGAGTATTTGCGCTGGGCCTCAATCTACTCACCGATGCAGAAGCAGATCGACTTTGTGGACTCCCCGGAAGTGGTATCCAGCGACTTCGTAGGCAATCGTCACGCCGGTATCGTTGATGGCAAGGCAACCATCACCAACGACAAGCGTGTGGTGCTCTATGTCTGGTACGACAACGAGTTTGGCTACAGCTGTCAGGTCGTGCGCGTACTGCAGCGTCTGGCAAAGCTACAGGTTAAGGTGTTCCCTCAGGATCACTAA
- a CDS encoding phosphatase has product MRILADTHSHTVASTHAYSTVHDYFQIAREKGLQLFSLTDHAPTMPDGAHPWHFGNRKVIPRVVNGVAALRGIEANILPPDGGLDIADGMLPFLDFAIASFHEPVFPPVDERTHTAAVIKAIESGRCQIIGHPGNPSYPINQEEVVRAARDHNVVLEINNSSFVASRLGSEPQCILLMELIDRLDWKVSFGSDAHIAYSVGDFSTSIAKAESIGFPVERIVNRDAKSFLSFLGEHNKPVATELKEWLKSLNSSA; this is encoded by the coding sequence ATGAGAATCCTCGCCGATACCCATTCGCACACCGTTGCCAGTACGCATGCTTACAGTACGGTGCATGACTACTTCCAAATTGCCCGAGAAAAAGGTTTGCAGCTGTTCAGCCTGACCGACCACGCACCCACCATGCCGGACGGCGCCCACCCCTGGCATTTCGGTAACCGTAAAGTGATACCTCGCGTCGTCAATGGCGTAGCAGCCCTGCGCGGTATCGAGGCTAATATTCTGCCACCCGATGGCGGGCTCGACATTGCCGATGGCATGCTGCCCTTTCTCGATTTTGCGATCGCCAGCTTCCATGAACCCGTGTTCCCACCCGTAGATGAACGCACGCACACAGCGGCCGTCATCAAGGCCATTGAGAGTGGACGCTGCCAGATCATTGGTCACCCTGGCAACCCCAGTTACCCCATCAATCAAGAAGAAGTGGTGCGGGCGGCACGCGACCACAATGTGGTGTTGGAGATTAACAACAGCTCCTTTGTGGCTTCTCGCCTTGGTAGCGAGCCGCAATGCATTCTCTTAATGGAACTCATTGACCGGCTGGACTGGAAAGTATCCTTTGGCAGCGATGCCCATATTGCCTATAGCGTCGGCGACTTTAGCACCAGTATCGCCAAGGCCGAAAGCATTGGCTTTCCCGTCGAACGTATTGTGAATCGCGATGCAAAGAGCTTTCTAAGCTTCTTAGGCGAACACAACAAGCCAGTAGCAACGGAGCTAAAGGAATGGCTAAAGAGCCTGAATAGCAGCGCATAG
- a CDS encoding RSP_7527 family protein — protein sequence MKNTNDINIVMNAWGEVDVAYYEALARKMRAEAMAELTTKAFKAVVQRIRQLFTPARVATSA from the coding sequence ATGAAAAACACTAACGACATTAACATCGTAATGAACGCTTGGGGCGAAGTAGACGTGGCTTACTACGAAGCACTCGCTCGTAAGATGCGTGCTGAAGCCATGGCAGAACTGACAACTAAAGCATTCAAAGCCGTAGTTCAGCGCATCCGTCAATTGTTCACACCCGCTCGCGTCGCTACCAGCGCCTAA
- a CDS encoding EAL domain-containing protein: MHEFGFVNHSDLTNSLIGSHNGALVVVSVLIAMMAAYTSVSHLDLIRFARSPVRRLAWYTSGAMSMGLGVWAMHFVGMLSFELPIEVHYLLWPTLVSVLPAVLASALVLHTLDVRLSGPGIIVISGVLMGLGIGGMHYIGMSGMVLAADMLYDRGWFLVSLFVAVVLATLSLASAVLLRAKIVSRLLRKIIFSVIMGAAVATMHFVAMHATVFIPFDDGQVADVEAGVALNSALIATVAGLVLLFIVIMLSLSQALHSRVRRAEKEAIDSQHRVSFLYDRLSKISSRVPGVVYQFRQSPDGEYSFPYASDAIRDVYRVTPEQVAHDAGPVVDVIHSDDLPAVYAAIEASASSMETWQQEYRVKFPDGTVRWLWGNAQPERDEDGSVSWYGFITDITERKETEATINRLAYYDPLTELPNRRLLLDRLHQSIAASYRLNRYGAVFFIDLDDFKHLNDTQGHSVGDLLLQKVARTLEYCLRANDTLARLGGDEFLIVVEGLSAKKTEAAHEAEQVARKVGNLLSRPYDLLGHQYHCSASIGISLFLGKEHSTEELLKRADIAMYQAKASGSNAIRFFDPATHAQLEAEYAQERALRVALPNNEMELHYQVQVDRNGHPVGAEALARWNHLNQGYIPPGQFIPLAERSSLIIDIGTWVLDTACRQLRDWHQKKQLEHLVLSVNVSARQFHQTDFVARVRRVVNAYDINPAMLKLELTETLVLADLNDTLEKMEALKADGIKFAMDDFGTGYSSLAYLSLLPFDEVKIDQSFVHRATADYSSKDWVIVEAIINIAQDLGMEVIAEGVENIEQQNLLAHSRCFLYQGYLFGKPVPASDFVTQIEALAQQ, encoded by the coding sequence ATGCATGAATTTGGTTTTGTAAATCATTCCGACCTGACCAATTCTCTGATTGGTTCACACAATGGCGCTTTAGTCGTGGTTTCTGTGTTGATAGCCATGATGGCAGCCTACACCAGTGTTAGCCACCTTGATCTCATCCGCTTTGCACGCTCCCCAGTTCGACGCCTTGCTTGGTACACCAGCGGTGCCATGTCCATGGGGCTGGGTGTCTGGGCTATGCATTTCGTTGGTATGCTGTCGTTTGAGCTTCCTATAGAGGTTCATTATCTGTTGTGGCCGACACTGGTGTCTGTGCTACCTGCTGTGTTGGCCAGTGCGTTGGTATTGCATACGCTGGACGTGCGCCTATCAGGCCCTGGGATTATCGTCATCAGTGGGGTGTTGATGGGTCTAGGTATCGGTGGCATGCACTATATTGGCATGAGTGGCATGGTCTTAGCTGCGGATATGCTGTATGACCGGGGCTGGTTCTTGGTGTCTTTATTTGTCGCGGTGGTACTGGCAACGTTGTCGCTGGCGAGCGCAGTGCTATTGCGGGCAAAGATTGTATCGCGGCTGCTCCGTAAGATTATCTTTTCTGTGATTATGGGTGCCGCGGTGGCGACCATGCACTTTGTTGCCATGCACGCGACGGTGTTTATCCCTTTTGATGATGGGCAGGTCGCTGATGTTGAGGCTGGGGTGGCACTTAATAGCGCCCTCATCGCTACCGTTGCGGGTTTGGTTCTATTATTCATCGTCATTATGCTCTCGCTTAGCCAAGCCTTACACAGCCGGGTACGGCGTGCGGAGAAGGAAGCCATCGATTCACAACACCGCGTGAGCTTTTTGTATGACCGCTTGAGCAAGATATCTTCCCGCGTGCCTGGGGTGGTCTATCAGTTTCGGCAATCGCCGGACGGAGAGTACTCATTTCCTTATGCCAGTGACGCTATTCGTGACGTCTACCGGGTAACACCAGAACAGGTGGCACATGATGCGGGCCCTGTCGTAGACGTTATTCATTCGGATGATTTGCCGGCCGTCTATGCTGCGATTGAAGCTTCTGCAAGCAGCATGGAGACTTGGCAGCAAGAATATCGGGTGAAGTTCCCCGACGGCACTGTGCGCTGGTTGTGGGGCAATGCTCAACCAGAACGCGATGAAGATGGGTCCGTGTCCTGGTACGGCTTTATTACCGACATTACCGAGCGCAAAGAAACAGAGGCAACGATTAATCGTTTGGCCTATTACGACCCGCTAACGGAATTGCCTAACCGACGGTTATTACTAGATCGTTTGCATCAGAGCATCGCTGCATCTTATCGCTTAAACCGATACGGAGCGGTATTCTTCATTGACCTAGATGACTTTAAACATTTGAATGACACTCAGGGCCATTCGGTGGGTGACCTCTTGCTGCAAAAAGTCGCGCGTACTTTGGAGTACTGTTTGCGCGCCAACGATACTCTGGCTCGGCTCGGTGGTGATGAATTTTTGATTGTGGTTGAAGGCCTGAGTGCTAAGAAGACAGAGGCGGCACATGAAGCGGAACAGGTAGCACGTAAGGTAGGCAATTTGTTGAGCCGCCCCTATGATCTTCTTGGACATCAATACCATTGTTCAGCGAGTATCGGTATCAGCTTGTTTTTGGGGAAGGAGCACAGTACTGAAGAGTTGCTGAAGCGCGCGGACATAGCCATGTACCAGGCTAAAGCTTCAGGCAGTAACGCCATTCGTTTTTTTGACCCTGCCACTCATGCACAGCTGGAAGCTGAATACGCGCAAGAGCGCGCCTTGCGTGTTGCCTTGCCAAACAACGAAATGGAGCTGCACTACCAAGTACAAGTCGACCGGAATGGGCATCCAGTTGGCGCGGAAGCACTCGCTCGGTGGAATCACTTGAACCAAGGTTATATTCCACCCGGGCAATTTATTCCCTTGGCCGAGCGCAGCTCATTGATTATTGATATCGGTACGTGGGTATTGGATACCGCTTGCCGTCAACTCAGAGATTGGCATCAAAAAAAACAATTGGAACACTTGGTATTGTCGGTGAATGTCAGCGCACGCCAGTTTCACCAAACGGATTTCGTGGCACGAGTTCGTCGAGTGGTGAACGCCTATGACATCAATCCTGCCATGCTGAAGCTGGAACTTACTGAGACTTTGGTGCTGGCGGATTTGAACGACACACTGGAGAAGATGGAGGCTTTGAAAGCCGATGGCATTAAGTTCGCCATGGATGACTTCGGTACAGGGTATTCGTCGCTGGCCTACTTGTCATTGCTACCGTTTGATGAAGTTAAAATCGATCAGTCGTTTGTGCATCGTGCAACGGCAGATTATTCATCTAAGGACTGGGTCATCGTAGAAGCCATTATCAATATTGCGCAAGACCTTGGCATGGAGGTGATTGCAGAGGGGGTTGAGAACATTGAGCAACAAAATCTGTTGGCACACAGTCGATGTTTTCTCTATCAAGGATACCTGTTTGGCAAGCCCGTACCGGCCTCCGATTTTGTTACGCAGATAGAAGCACTTGCACAACAGTAA
- the gcvA gene encoding transcriptional regulator GcvA: protein MVARHARVKPRVDTGVDTIKRLPPLNTLRSFEAAARQGSFQAAARELFVTPSAVSHQIKALEEFLGLPLFARQTRRVHLTSAGKEYLKSVQKALREVERATQNLVSTHGSGELKLAVAPAFLTRWLLPRMGVFSEQYPDIELQISASTGLLDFSRDDVDMAVYYGDGNWEGLECLFMRQSVLIPVCSPSLMTRKPILEPADVSQHRLIHVSKRIDEWRTWFDAANTEYRETKKGLVLSSGSLAAGAAVRGLGIALTDVSLITEEIQSGELITPLNIPLPKNKSFYLVYAKNRPAGYAMRMFRDWIMEQMSEDADQAAKNKNAQRLNLDT, encoded by the coding sequence CTGGTTGCTCGTCATGCGAGAGTCAAACCGAGAGTAGACACAGGAGTCGATACCATAAAACGATTACCGCCACTCAATACTTTGCGCAGCTTTGAAGCGGCAGCGCGGCAGGGGAGCTTCCAGGCTGCGGCACGTGAGCTCTTTGTGACGCCGTCTGCGGTCAGTCATCAGATCAAGGCCTTGGAGGAGTTTCTTGGGTTGCCACTCTTTGCCCGTCAAACGCGCCGTGTTCATCTGACATCGGCCGGGAAGGAATACCTAAAGTCAGTACAAAAGGCGTTACGCGAAGTAGAGCGAGCAACACAAAATCTGGTGTCGACCCATGGGTCTGGTGAGTTAAAGCTGGCTGTGGCACCAGCCTTTTTAACACGTTGGTTGTTGCCACGGATGGGCGTTTTTTCCGAGCAGTATCCCGACATTGAACTGCAGATATCGGCGTCGACTGGCCTGTTGGATTTCAGCCGCGACGATGTGGATATGGCGGTGTACTACGGTGACGGGAACTGGGAGGGTTTAGAGTGCTTATTTATGCGTCAATCGGTGCTGATACCTGTCTGTTCGCCGAGCCTAATGACACGTAAACCCATCCTGGAGCCCGCTGATGTGTCACAACATCGTTTGATTCATGTCAGCAAGCGTATTGATGAATGGCGTACGTGGTTTGACGCAGCAAACACTGAGTACCGAGAAACCAAGAAAGGACTGGTCTTGTCGAGCGGGTCTCTGGCGGCTGGCGCTGCAGTTCGGGGGCTGGGGATAGCCCTAACGGATGTGAGCTTGATAACGGAAGAAATACAGTCTGGCGAGCTGATCACGCCACTCAACATTCCGTTGCCGAAAAACAAATCATTCTATCTGGTTTATGCGAAAAACCGTCCAGCAGGCTATGCTATGAGGATGTTTCGTGATTGGATCATGGAGCAAATGAGTGAAGACGCTGATCAAGCCGCCAAGAACAAAAACGCACAGCGCCTAAATTTGGACACCTAG
- a CDS encoding tRNA-uridine aminocarboxypropyltransferase: MQRSRCLTCGYAEVACVCAWVQPMQVPVSVVILQDAQERKCAKSTVPLLQLALPQLEVVAADDDLTVAELKARVQQAPEQWGLVYPTADSQPVEGLAANKDVTRPTAWLLPDGTWKKTRRLLHEHPWLTKITAYSFSQAPVSNYRIRKVPSPSACSTLESVAWVLQQVHHVDPSPLHELQRHFVARWQAYQPDAHQR, translated from the coding sequence ATGCAGCGTTCCCGTTGTCTGACCTGCGGCTACGCAGAGGTCGCGTGCGTCTGTGCATGGGTACAGCCAATGCAAGTGCCAGTATCCGTCGTCATTTTGCAGGATGCGCAGGAACGCAAGTGCGCAAAAAGCACCGTACCATTGTTGCAACTGGCATTACCGCAGCTAGAGGTCGTGGCGGCTGACGATGACCTAACCGTGGCTGAGCTGAAAGCTCGCGTGCAACAAGCGCCGGAGCAGTGGGGGCTGGTTTACCCAACCGCCGACAGCCAACCAGTCGAAGGCCTCGCAGCTAACAAGGATGTGACACGGCCAACGGCTTGGTTACTGCCGGATGGCACCTGGAAGAAGACGCGCCGCCTATTGCATGAACACCCATGGCTGACAAAGATAACGGCGTACAGTTTTTCTCAAGCACCGGTGAGCAATTATCGTATTCGAAAGGTGCCCAGCCCATCCGCGTGTTCTACTCTGGAAAGTGTTGCCTGGGTGCTCCAGCAGGTACACCATGTAGACCCAAGCCCCTTGCATGAGCTACAGCGTCACTTTGTTGCCCGGTGGCAGGCTTATCAGCCCGATGCTCATCAACGGTGA
- the kynU gene encoding kynureninase, with translation MSLALYQQMDAADPLADVRSQFQLPEGIIYLDGNSLGCMPKATAARMRAVIEDEWGNGLIRSWNSAHWIDLPQRLGSKIATLLGADSDEVLVTDSTSVNIFKLATAALRLRPSRHKIITEPGNFPTDRYILQGLCDFSGNAAQLVTIPAQDIIDAIDEDTALVVLTHVHYKSGALHDMKAITARAHAKGALILWDLSHSTGAVPLALNECDVDLAVGCGYKYLNGGPGAPAFVYVAKRLQEGIRQPIYGWFGHAQPFAMQDDYAPATGITQMLTGTTSVLGASALEVGLDIFSTVDMSALRHKSQALTDLLIELVEQRCADFGFALASPRDADARGSQVSFRHPEGYAIMQALIDRGVIGDFRAPDIVRFGVAPLYVSYEDIGRAVDVLADIMTHKHWDQPRFKAQQAVT, from the coding sequence ATGTCATTAGCGCTGTACCAACAGATGGATGCTGCAGATCCCTTGGCCGACGTGCGGTCGCAGTTTCAGCTGCCCGAGGGCATTATTTATCTGGATGGGAACTCCTTAGGGTGTATGCCAAAGGCGACGGCAGCGCGTATGCGAGCGGTAATTGAAGATGAGTGGGGTAACGGATTAATTCGAAGTTGGAATAGCGCTCATTGGATAGACCTGCCACAGCGCTTGGGCAGTAAAATCGCTACGTTACTTGGCGCCGACTCAGACGAGGTATTGGTGACCGACAGCACTTCGGTCAATATCTTCAAGTTAGCCACAGCGGCTCTGCGTTTGCGTCCGTCACGGCACAAGATCATTACAGAGCCCGGCAACTTTCCCACCGACCGATATATTCTGCAGGGCTTGTGTGATTTCTCGGGTAACGCTGCGCAATTGGTGACCATACCCGCGCAAGATATTATCGACGCCATTGATGAAGATACGGCCTTGGTGGTGTTGACGCATGTACACTACAAGTCCGGTGCCCTGCATGATATGAAGGCCATAACCGCTCGGGCACATGCTAAAGGGGCGCTGATTTTATGGGATCTAAGCCACAGCACAGGTGCCGTGCCCTTAGCGTTGAACGAATGCGACGTTGATCTGGCCGTAGGCTGTGGTTATAAATACCTGAATGGTGGCCCCGGCGCCCCGGCTTTCGTCTATGTCGCCAAGCGGCTGCAAGAGGGTATCCGACAACCTATTTATGGGTGGTTTGGTCACGCTCAACCTTTCGCCATGCAAGACGATTACGCTCCTGCAACCGGTATCACGCAGATGCTGACCGGTACGACTTCAGTGCTTGGAGCGAGTGCGCTTGAAGTTGGTTTGGATATCTTTTCTACCGTTGATATGTCGGCACTTCGGCACAAATCACAAGCGCTAACAGATTTACTGATTGAGCTGGTGGAGCAGCGTTGCGCCGACTTTGGTTTTGCGTTGGCATCGCCACGCGATGCCGACGCGCGTGGTAGCCAAGTGTCTTTTCGGCACCCGGAGGGTTACGCCATCATGCAAGCGTTGATTGATCGTGGGGTTATTGGTGATTTCCGCGCGCCCGATATTGTGCGCTTTGGTGTAGCACCCTTGTACGTCAGCTATGAAGACATTGGCAGAGCCGTCGATGTTTTGGCGGACATCATGACTCATAAACACTGGGATCAGCCGCGCTTTAAGGCGCAACAGGCGGTGACTTGA